The genome window AATGGCAGAGGTCCCTCCGTCTGCTCTGATGGAAGCCCCTCCTTCTGCTCTGGGACAACAGCCTGAGGCAAGGTGGCAGGCAAGGGCCCAAGGACAGGGAAGAGCCGAGGGGCTGGGCCCAGAGGCGGGTGTGACATGGGCAGGCAGAGAGGCCTGGCCTCACAGTGGGGGCGTCAGGCCATGGAGGGACACAGACCTGGGCAGAGTTGGGGGGCCGGGTGTTGATCCTCCAGAGCAGCTTGCTGCCGGGAATGACCTGCACGGTCTCCTGGGCCACAGGCACGTCATCAGCCACGTCGCTGTCAGCCTTCCCGGAGTCTTCATCCTGAAACACAGAACCCTGCTGTGTGGCTGCCCGGGGCCAGGCCGCTCTTGGCCAGGAGGACAGCTATTCTCAGAGCGCCTTTCAGACCAGTCACCATGCCTGAGCAGAGCCAGGTggccttttcctattttttttttttttttaaagacggagtcttgctctgttgcccaggctggagtgcaacggtgcgatctcgggtcactgcaacctctgcctcccgagttcaagagattctcctgcctcagcctcctgagtagctagaattacaggcgcccactatcatgcccagctaattttttgtacttttagtagagacggggtttcactatgttggccaggctggtctcgaactcctgacctcaggcaatccacccgcctctgcctcccaaagtgctgagattacaggcgttaagccaccacacctggcctttttttcttaaactaaGGAGAAAATTGAATTTCTTCTCCAGTCTATGACACTGTCTGTCCATCACTGTACGGAGAGGAGCTGGGCCCCAGTCCCTAAAGCAGCTCACACCCCTTCGTGGGGCTGTGCTGTCTGTTCTGACACCCAGAACGGAGATGACAGAGGTCAGTGGCCAGGCGTGTTTCCCTTCAGGAGACGAAGGAGGTCAGCGGCCAGGTGTGTTTCCCTTCAGGAGATGAAGGAGGTAAGTGGCCAGGCGTGTTTCCCTTCAGGAGACGAAGGAGGTAAGTGGCCAGGCGTGTTTCCCTTCAGGAGACGAAGGAGGTAAGTGGCCAGGCGTGTTTCCCTTTGGAAGAAGCGGTGCACGCGAAACGGCGCTTCATGGAGTCTGAGCGCGACGACACAGCGGTGCCTTCGTGGAGTCTGAGCACAAGGACACGGCGGTGCCTTCCAAACAGCAGGTTCATTCACATGCCCGGTGCCTCCCCAGAAGGCAGGTTCTGGGACTGAGAGCTTTCTAGATAGTGCAGCTTTGCCCTCCATCAAGAAGTTGCTCCTGTGTGGGGGTTTCAGGCTCTCTACACCCTGATGAAAAGATAAAACCTGCCACACTGCTTCTCAAAATAAATGGGTCCTAGAAAAGGGAGAGAATGATTCCAGAAGCAGCTGTTCAGGGAGACCATTGAAAACAAGCGAGTCAAAGCCCAGGGCTTCCTGCACCAGCTGTATTCACACTGGCTGTAGGCCCCGTGGCCCGAGGCTGGGGTGAGGGAGAGCCGTGGCTCAAGGACAAGCATTCACAGAAAACTCCCATTTCTAGGTCGCCTCAAGGAGCAGGAAAGCATCAAAAGACATCGCTAAATGGATGTACCCTTCTAGGTCTGTCTAGTGTGTACGcagaattttcctttttaaataaaagagggTGATTAGAGAAGGTGTCTAACAGCACAAATGAATATACTACAACATAAGAAACACTTGGGATCCGGAGGAGGCTGAATGTTTCCgttaaataaatattgaacattTCAGGCTTGGTACATTCCAGTTCATTATGTAGAAAATATGACACCTCTTTTGAactatcacttttatttttaagttcaagAACAACTAGTCTTAAGGTAATGAGTATTCCAAAGCTCTAAGGGGAAAAAGCCTTGCCAGTACTTTCTGGCTGTTGAATATATTATCTGGTACTCacaactaaaaacagaaaattgaaaTTCACTTGATTTTTAACAATATGTCTAGCCTAACTCAAAGAAAGCGAGAAGATTTATTAAGGACCCAGAACTTGGAGCTTCCAGAAAAGAAACAGCCTTGCCTGAGGTTCCCTCAGATACTTCCAGCCATGGGGGCCAGCGACTATGTATGACTCTAGGGCACTGGTGCCCACGGTTTATAGCAGCAGCCTCTATGTAACTGAAATACAGATAAAtcggctgggtgttgtggctcatgcctattagtaatcccagcactttgggaggccaaggtgggaggattgcttaagcccagaagttcaagaccagcctgggcaacatagcaagaccccatctctacaaaaaaataaaaattagtcaggcatggtggtacatgcctatagtcctagccacttgggaggctaaggagggaggattgcttgagcctggtggctggggggtgcagtgagctatgactgcaccactgcactccagcctgggcaacagagggagaccctgcctggagggaaaaaaaaaacaaaacggaaAGAAATACAGATAAACCTCCCCACTAATACTGGAACCCACAACACACGGTTCATCTAGACAGACAAATTCTGCACATTCATCTCTCCTGGTGGGGCCCAAAGGCTCCCTGGGCCCCCAACAGGTGAGCTAAAGGCAGCAGCGGCCTGGCAGCCCTCAGCACCCAGGGCTCAGCTCTGCCCGGGGACGCCCCAGCCCTTACCAGCTTGGCCTTTCTCAGGTGGTCGCCTCTCCTCTCCTGCTTCTTGAAGGATTCATATGAAACAGGATCTATGCCCCACAAACATTCCGTCCATTTGCCATAGATCATAAAGAGCTTCTTTTTGCTGTAATTAAATGGGATTTTTAAGGCCAAGTTTTAGTCATTACAAACCATTTGTCTAAACATGTAGCACCTTAATTTTGACCCTGGAATAAATTCCCCTCAGGCATGTTTTCTTATGCATTTTGGGACATCTCTGGACATAAAGGTGAAGGTGAAAATTTGCATTCTGGGACCATTCCTAGCCGATACCATGGAAAGGAAAATGAAGGGCCGGAAACCTGAAGGACGGACAGCCCACGGGGCTGCAGGAGATGGCAAGGGACAGAAACCCAAAAGACAGATGGCCCACGGGGCTGCAGGAGACGGGAAGGGGCAAAAAAAGAGTGAgcgttttaaaatgtaaagctgCATGCGCCCACTGATCATTGTCAACACACTgaatgtgttgtgtgtgtgtccttcAGCCCTCTTCTAGTAATCGGTGCAGTCAACGCTGCTTGCTTGATCTTTGGTTCGCCGCCTGCCTTTTTTCATCAATAATAACCCAGAGACCTATGCAGAGTGGCCACCAGAGATCTCGATTCTAAAAGGGATGAAGCCAAATAGTGCCAGActcccattttctttctcctttcgcCTCTTGCTGGGAAGAGTCAATCACGACCACAGACCCCCAGGAAGTGCAACTCTGACGGGCTCGGGACCCAGGAGGGGACGGTGTCTCTGCAGTGCCTGCAGAGCCAGCGCACAGACGCGGGGAACTGGGCCAGGCCTCACCTAGTAGACAGCCTGGGGACAACTCTCTGTCTCCAAGGACACAGCACCCTTAAATTTAGGATGGAAAACCAGAAAACCAAAACACACTTTACAGGCACTCACTGACTGGCCTCAGGGTCCCCGCCCGGTTctggaaaaacatgttttactgCACTCACTGAGGGTCAGCGAGTGTTGGCCTTGGTGCCCCCGCCCGGTTCTGGAAACAGACAGCCAGCTGCTCCCTGGGCTGAGTTCCAAGGGGGAGAGGTGTCAAAACACTGATGACTGCTACCCCGTTGTAAGACTCCTATCCCTTCTAGGTCCACACATTGATCCTCACATGTTTTATGGGAGAAATGGTCAGTCATAAGCctggccattttattttataggctGTTCAAACAGGTGCATTTCTGGTATACCATAGAGGGTGGACAGAGCAGAAACACCAactgtcttatttttttgagacagcctcttgctctgctgccccggctggagtgcactggtgtgatcttggctcactgcaacctccacctcccgggctcaaaagattcttgtgcctcagcctcccaagtagctgggattacagatgtgcgccttcacatctggctaattttcgtatttttagtagagacggggttttaccatgttggccaggctggtctcgaactcttgacctcaggtgatctgcctacctcggaagtgatgggattacaggcatcagccactgcacctggccctgactGTTTTAAATTGGGGGTTAGTTTCTAATGCGAAATGTCTACATTTTTGGAACTAGAAGGAACTTCATGACATTCTATGGCTCAAATTCCTtactgaaaaaaacaaatttgagacCCAGATTACAAAGTAATTAACCCAAATGGggagaaaaaactgaaaaatttgttAAAACAGTACTGACCATTTCTCTGCTCACAAAAACTTGTGAAAGTCCCTGATTTAAAGACTGGAGTGAACTGGTCACGTGACACTGACGCCGCACAAGCTAACACATTTGAGTCTCGCCTGACAACGTGCATGGGGTGCTGGTGGAAGGAAAGGGCAAGGCCACACTCCCCCCACCTCAGCTCTGCTGCGAAACAGTCTCATCTCATCTCCCAGTGGAAACAGCTGACTTCTCAAGACaattttatcaaaagaagatGGCCCCAGTAACAAGCCACCTAGAAACTACATTCaaaaataccctttctttctttttatgctgAATAACAAAATGTCTTTCCAAAACAAGAAAGAGTCACACTTCTGGACCATGAACAGATGGCACTGGTGTACCCGCGTCTCGTGCATGTCTGCACACGCAGGCCCAGGAGCACCTGAGCCCTCTAACGGGGACACACAGGCTGCAGTGGTGCCCCATGAACCACCTGGCAAGGACCTACTTTTTGTCTTGAATGTGTCCTTCCACCTTGTGAAGTTCTTTTCCGAATAATCCACACGGTTTAAAGTGAAGCACACACTTATGTCCAGTtctgtaagaaaaacaaacacatgttTCTGCTGCAAGACAGCAAACAGCCGGAAAGGGCAACTCTGTAACAGGAGAAGGGCGGTGGAGGCCCCTGGGGCAGGCAGGGGGTGACGGCAAATGGGTGTGGTGGGCCTTTGGGGCAATGGAAGTGTTTGAAACGGGCTGTGGGGACGGCTCTATGATTCGGtcaatttactaaaaatcacttAAGTGTCCACTCAGAATGGGCGAATCTTATGATGCATCGATTATACCTCACTAAAGTGGTGAAAAGGCAAAGCCCACCAGTCATGAGCTTCCAGGAGTAGGGCATTCGAGCCTAGACAGTGGCCAACAGCTGTGGACGGCCACTGCGCTGCATCTGGCAATGACACGGCTCTTCAGCATAGCTCAAAGCCTTAAAGTAAAGACCGTGACTAAAAACGAGGCTGTGAACGAGGAGCACCCATGGCCAACACCGGTCAAAGTCCAGGCAGCTGCTATGCCTGGGCTGGTGGGGACACGGCAGCAGCTCGTGCGGCTGAGCTAAAACCCACCAGGAGCACGGATGCTCACGCTCCCTGACTCGCCCATCCCCACCCGGAGCCTCGCACTCTCACCCAGCGGTGGGGTGCTGTCACCTGTGGTTTAAAATCTCCACTGTCCCATACTGCTCTATCCACAGCTTCCCGATGATGACGTTGTGGACGCAGCAGGTGGGGTTGGTCCAGGTGTAGGCTTCATTATGTCTGTGAAGACACCAGAAAACAAGCGGTGAGAGTCCAGAAAAGCCAAGACACGACGTGACCTAAGACGCAACGACCAGGCGGGGCTGGGTCACAGCAACCGGCACCCACGGGAGAGCAGCATGCTGCTTTGAAGCCCCTGTGATGGAGGTTGTGTATTTAGCATGCGTTTGAAATGTacttcttctttcctttgtagCATCTACAAAGCTTTCTACTTAAATGTCAAGACAAGTTAATAAGCAATCAAAGAAGACTGAACAAAGAGAAATGGCTTTCCTGTGAAGTCGTCAAAAGAAAAGCCACCTCACCAGACACATACGGCAGTAATGCAGGGTCCTGGGCATGCGGCCCTGGCTATCTGGGGAGCTGGCACGTGGCTGTGGAGGAGTGCAGGGTTTTCAACTGCACTCCACATACTTGTTTCCTTTATTCCTCATCCTCCCAAATGGCCCTGCTCAAGAAGAAAACACCCCACAAATGTGAGGCAGTAGATTAGCAGCCCCATGTTCTAAGGGGCTATGTGGAGGAGCCACAGTGAAGGCAGAAATCTGCTCAGAGCAGGATATTTTGCGACACGTGTGGAATTCTCTCAATTTCCTGGGAGTGGAACCCAAACTGGTTCATCAGCAAGGTTATCAGCAAGGTGTACAACTTTATCAGCAAGGTGTACAACTTTTCATTTCTGCACGCCTCTTCCTAAGAAAGCAAGGCCACTGCACAACAGGCACTAGGCCGTACCAGCCCCAGGACACACTCTCAGGGGCTTCTCCAGGTCCTTGTGGAACCTTCTAGCCACCATCCAGGCAGGGCCAATGTGAAGCAAAACCCACATCGAATGCTTCATCAGGCAAGGTGTTGTTTATTACTTATTTCTGTCTGTATTTGTTAGGACCTGGTGCCTACAACAAGACTGCAGGCAGTGGCTTGGCAAGACTCGCATCTCAGAACTGGTGGCCCAGGAGGACGCCAGCATCCGGTCTGTGTCTGCCAGGTCTTAGCGGCCGGCGTTTGTTGGACACTTGTGTTTTGCTTTGAGGCGTCTTTGGTCGACACTGGACTGGGGAGCGTTTAGGCTGAGAGTGAAGAGGGGTGGTGAGCAGCCTCTCAGAGGGTCCCCTCCCACACTGTTTCAAATTCCAACCCTAAGTCACCCCTGCCACATGAGCACAGGGTGGGGGAGTGTGCAAAGGGCCACTTCCCTGGCTTCCTTCTCAGCTCTCTCCCCCTGTGGCAGGCAGTGCCCTGCAGCAAGCAGCCCTGAAGGGGCCCTGCCAGCAGCTGAGAAGGGCAGCCAGGACACAGGTGCCATGGGCAACCCAACCCTCATCCCCACCACAACCTCACGGTCCCTGGCCCTCAGAAACCCTGCCAGACTGGTGTGGAAGCTGCTAAGTTTGGGGCTGTTATGCAGTAAAAGACAAGAAATACAATGAACGATGACGGAAAGGGGTGCAAATTCCAACTGCAGACGTGAGGATGCACCCCAGCAACATGGGACCCTGGTCAGGAAGCTCATGTGAAGACGTTTCTGCTGTGGGGAGGTCACCACCTCCGGAGAAAAATGACAGGGTTTCCTTCTGAAGGAAGGTTTCCCTCCACATCACTAGCACCCAtttcagtttctgcaggaagCGGATCTCAGCAGGACGCACCGACACTCACTTGAGCAGCTCCAGGGTGATGGTGCCTCGGGGCTCCGCCTCCACGCTTTTGCCCCAGAACTTGAGCTTGGGGTAGATGGAGCCGTGGAACAGGAAGTCATGGTTGAGGCCTTCCGAGTGGAACGCACTGATGGGGGGGTGGTGACTGACCTGTTCCGATATAAATCTGAATCCTAAATCTTCCCTAggtcaaagaataaaaaaaagggaaagagacaCATTAATGgcagcaaaataaaagaaagggcaGCTCAGACATCATGTGGAGCCCCTCACGGGATGCTGGGAAGCAGGGGCCCTCCGTGCCACAGCGTGTGGTGGAAACACCCAACACCGCCTCTCCGACATCACACTTGGCCTAACGCTGGCAACAGACACACAAACATGACATCGCACTCGGCCTAACGTTggcaacagacacacacacacacgacattgCATTTGGCCTAACGTTggcaacagacacacacacacacacatggctTCCAGAGCACATCTGACCCACCCAGAGAGGGCAATGGTGCAGGAGGGGCCTCCACCCTGATGCCGCACTTGCTCTCCATGGGACCACCTGAGCCACATCAGTGTCTGGCTAGAGGTGCCCAGAGATGCAGGTGGAGAAGCAACCCTTACAGATTCCTGACTCCAAACCCTCAACCCCGAGGGACTCCCACTGCCCAGGAACTCAGGACCCTAAAACCCTTTCTGAAGGGGGTGCCCCTTCCTTGCCTTTCTACAAGGCCCCTGAAATTTCCGAGATGGAATGGCTTATACCCCAAAATATTCCTGTCCAGGAAACAGGATTTTTAGTATACtctctttttcaatcaaaatgtCAGCTTTTAATTGTTCCGGAACTGTGAATACACCTACAGTtgtagtcatttaaaaattagaaaagctaAACCACATAATTACCAACTTAACTGGAATCAGAATTTCCAATCATTACAGAAGAAGGAAAGttgaaaaattagattttaaaaggtTGACTACCAAGGTATGTAATTTACAAAATGAATACTTGTCGAAGAAATGAATGTGTATTTTTAGCTATAACAAGGGATCTGTAGGGATCCAGGGTATCAGGAAAGGACTTGGTCCACGTCCATGGCCCCTAACCTGACAGACTGTCAGGGTCTCACAGACGCACAGCACACGGCAGACACTGGCAAGGACGATCCGGAAGTGAACGCACGACAGACGACGTGTCTCGGCACTGTGAAGGTGCACAGCTTGCTTCCGGCTGTGCAGCAGGAACTCCGGCCCCGGGTGCAGCCCCTGGGGAAGGTTGCTGGCGGCACGCCCGCTCTACCCGGCCCAGGCGGCTTGCACTCCTTTCACCCGCAAGGCTTCTTCTCTATCATCTAGAacttctttcctcttctgatttatctttatctttttttgagatagaatctcaaaatctctatctcccaggctggagtgcagtggcgtgatctcggctcactgcaacctccacctccaggttcaagtgattctccagcctcagccttctgagtagctgggattacaggtgc of Symphalangus syndactylus isolate Jambi chromosome 24, NHGRI_mSymSyn1-v2.1_pri, whole genome shotgun sequence contains these proteins:
- the OSBPL2 gene encoding oxysterol-binding protein-related protein 2 isoform X1; this translates as MNGEEEFFDAVTGFDSDNSSGEFSEANQKVTGMIDLDTSKNNRIGKIGERPSQENGIQKHRTSLPAPMFSRSDFSVWTILKKCVGLELSKITMPIAFNEPLSFLQRITEYMEHVYLIHRASCQPQPLERMQSVAAFAVSAVASQWERTGKPFNPLLGETYELIREDLGFRFISEQVSHHPPISAFHSEGLNHDFLFHGSIYPKLKFWGKSVEAEPRGTITLELLKHNEAYTWTNPTCCVHNVIIGKLWIEQYGTVEILNHRTGHKCVLHFKPCGLFGKELHKVEGHIQDKNKKKLFMIYGKWTECLWGIDPVSYESFKKQERRGDHLRKAKLDEDSGKADSDVADDVPVAQETVQVIPGSKLLWRINTRPPNSAQVCVPPWPDAPTVRPGLSACPCHTRLWAQPLGSSLSLGPCLPPCLRLLSQSRRRGFHQSRRRDLCHCRSGFCCPWSCVPALCLPALAGHHCSIGHAGRGVDSCSAACQSCPPRVGAARRCLCFPWEHQTDTAIAGQGPH